TATTTTCTGTAATAAAGAATGAAATAAAAAAACGAAAAAAAAGAGCTGATAAAACTATATCTCCAATTTTGGAATTTTTTGATGTAACGATTGATCATTTTAAAGGAAAAAAATTTCATCGGCCTGAAAAATATTATAGGATACTCGATAATGCTTCAAATGAAGTTATTAATGAATTGAAAGCTATATCAAAACAATTAGCCAAAAAGGCTGAATGGCCTTTAAAAGAAGCCCTTGAACGGTTTGAATTTGATATTTTATATGATGATTATCATAATTTTAACGATTTTGATGATTTTCCAGCAATGCCACCAAATTTACCGCCAGAATTCGTTGATGATTTATTTGATGACAGAAAATTTAAAAAAGAATTCATTAGAATTTTAGATATGTTAGAAGATTTAATAGATGAAGAAGGCTTGAGAGATGCTCCAATCAAAGAAATTAAAAAATTTAGAGAACATATAAAACATCATAAAGATTTTGCCGATGTAGAAATGATAAGCATGTTTATTCGAATGGGTAGATTAAAAATTTCTAACCTTTCACCGGAGCTTCGAGCATTACTTGGATTGTCTTAAAACGCAAAAACGCTAAGTTCTTAATTACTTACTCATAATAGGAATATTGACAATGTTTGTTTATTATTTAATTCTTAATGCAGATTTAAATGCCTCAGACGATGATATTAGAAAGTCTTATATTGAACTTGTAAAAAAATATCCTCCTGAAAAAGAACCAGTAAAATTTCAACAAATTACAGAAGCTTATGAAGCTATAAAAGATAAAAGAAGTCGTATAAACCAAAAGCTTTTTGGATCTAATAAGACTTCAAACTATGAGCATTTACTTAATTTAATAAAAGATTCTATTCAA
This region of Desulfobacterales bacterium genomic DNA includes:
- a CDS encoding DnaJ domain-containing protein — protein: MFVYYLILNADLNASDDDIRKSYIELVKKYPPEKEPVKFQQITEAYEAIKDKRSRINQKLFGSNKTSNYEHLLNLIKDSIQAKRKRVGLKEIFKAQKK